One genomic window of Garra rufa chromosome 2, GarRuf1.0, whole genome shotgun sequence includes the following:
- the c1d gene encoding nuclear nucleic acid-binding protein C1D, producing the protein MADDGLAEDYPTEIEENLNDFESSLSSVQNMVQMLVSVSRSDNLLKLDPLDRAKLDLMSAYALNSMFWMYLVTQGVNPKDHAIKQELERIRTYMNKIKEITDKSKAARLDKDAASRFVRNALWDAEDKKRKDKAEHPKKGKHMRFS; encoded by the exons ATGGCGGATGATGGTCTTGCAGAGGATTATCCCACTGAAATTGAGGAAAACCTGAATGATTTTGAGTCCTCGTTGAGCTCTGTCCAGAATATGGTCCAGATGCTTGTGTCTGTATCCAGAAGTGACAATCTGCTTAAA CTGGATCCTCTTGATCGAGCTAAATTGGATCTGATGTCTGCATATGCCCTCAACTCAATGTTCTGGA TGTATCTGGTGACACAAGGAGTGAATCCAAAAGATCATGCGATTAAACAAGAATTG GAGAGAATCAGGACATACATGAACAAAATCAAGGAGATTACAGACAAAAGTAAAGCTGCACGTCTGGACAAAGATGCAGCATCACGGTTTGTACGGAATGCATTGTGGGATGCAGAGGAcaagaaaagaaaagacaaaGCTGAGCATCCCAAGAAAGGAAAACACATGAGGTTTTCTTGA